One genomic window of Euleptes europaea isolate rEulEur1 chromosome 10, rEulEur1.hap1, whole genome shotgun sequence includes the following:
- the PDIA6 gene encoding protein disulfide-isomerase A6, with translation MGPFAGGRLFLGTVSCTFFLAVNSLYSSSDDVIELTPTNFNREVIQSDSLWLVEFYAPWCGHCQRLTPEWKKAATALKGVVKVGAVDADKHQSLGGQYGVKGFPTIKIFGANKNKAEDYQGGRTSEAIVDGALSALRILVKDRLSGRGGGYSSGKQSGQDSGGSGKKDVIDLTDDTFDQNVLNSDDVWLVEFYAPWCGHCKNLEPEWASAATEVKEQTKGKVKLAAVDATVNQVLASRYGIRGFPTIKIFQKGEDPVDYDGGRTRTDIVARALDLFSENAPPPELLEVINEDVLKQTCDAHQLCIISVLPHILDTGAAGRNSYLEVMLKMADKYKKKMWGWLWTEAGAQSDLENSLGIGGFGYPAMAAVNARKMKFALLKGSFSEQGINEFLRELSVGRGSTAPVVAGAFTKINTIEPWDGKDGELPAEEDIDLSDVDLDDWDKDEL, from the exons ATGGGCCCGTTTGCAGGAGGCCGCCTTTTCTTGG GAACAGTAAGCTGCACATTCTTTCTGGCTGTCAACAGCTTGTATTCCTCCAGTGACGACGTTATAGAGCTGACACCAACAAATTTCAACAGGGAAGTTATTCAGAGTGACAGCTTGTGGCTAGTAGAATTCTATGCACCGTG GTGTGGTCACTGCCAAAGACTGACGCCCGAGTGGAAAAAAGCTGCAACAGCATTAAAA GGTGTTGTGAAAGTAGGGGCCGTCGACGCAGATAAGCATCAGTCCTTAGGTGGTCAGTATGGTGTGAAGGGATTCCCCACAATCAAGATATTTGGCGCCAACAAGAACAAAGCAGAAGATTACCAAG GGGGCAGGACAAGTGAAGCTATTGTTGATGGTGCTCTAAGTGCCCTTCGGATACTGGTGAAAGATCGCCTTAGCGGCAGAGGAGGTGGATATAGTTCTGGGAAGCAG AGCGGCCAAGATAGTGGAGGCTCAGGCAAAAAAGATGTGATTGATCTGACAGATGACACCTTTGATCAGAACGTTTTGAACAGTGATGATGTCTGGCTGGTAGAGTTTTATGCTCCTTGGTGCGGACATTGCAAAAA TCTAGAGCCAGAGTGGGCATCAGCTGCAACAGAAGTGAAAGAACAAACCAAGGGGAAAGTGAAACTGGCTGCAGTCGACGCTACAGTGAACCAGGTGTTAGCAAGCCGGTATGGG ATCCGTGGATTTCCTACCATCAAGATCTTCCAGAAAGGAGAAGACCCTGTTGATTATGATGGTGGACGGACCAGAACAGATATTGTTGCTCGGGCTCTGGACCTGTTTTCGGAGAATGCACCACCTCCTGAACTCCTAGAG GTTATTAATGAGGATGTCTTGAAGCAAACATGTGATGCTCACCAACTCTGTATCATTTCTGTCCTGCCTCATATTCTCGATACAG GAGCTGCAGGTAGAAACTCCTACTTGGAAGTGATGTTAAAGATGGCAGacaaatacaaaaagaagatgtGGGG GTGGTTGTGGACTGAAGCAGGAGCACAGTCTGATCTTGAAAATTCCTTGGGAATTGGAGGATTTGGCTACCCAGCCATGGCAGCGGTTAATGCTCGGAAAATGAAATTCGCACTCCTGAAGGGCTCATTCAGTGAGCAAGGGATTAATGAATTTCTAAG gGAGCTGTCTGTCGGCCGGGGGTCCACGGCACCAGTAGTTGCGGGGGCTTTCACAAAGATTAACACCATAGAACCATGGGATGGCAAAGATGGTGAA CTACCCGCTGAAGAGGATATTGATCTCAGCGATGTGGACCTCGATGACTGGGATAAGGACGAATTGTGA